The following coding sequences lie in one Aquabacterium olei genomic window:
- a CDS encoding TIGR00266 family protein, with product MAMDVVDYEIKGAEMQFVEVELDPGEAAIGEAGSMMFMDAGIEMDTVFGDGAQQSGGFFGKLLGAGKRLITGESLFTTVYTNQGTGKRRVAFAAPYPGKILPMDLRQLGGTLICQKDAFLCAARGVSLGIAVQQRLGTGFFGGEGFIMQKLEGDGMAFVHAGGTVVRRELKAGESLMVDTGCVVAYTPGVDFDIQYVGKIKTALFGGEGLFLARMTGPGHVWLQSLPLSRLASRIFAAAPQRGGAREEGSMLGGFGAGGLLGSVLGGDDE from the coding sequence ATGGCCATGGACGTGGTGGACTACGAGATCAAAGGCGCTGAAATGCAGTTCGTCGAGGTGGAACTCGACCCTGGCGAGGCGGCCATCGGTGAAGCCGGCAGCATGATGTTCATGGACGCGGGCATCGAGATGGACACGGTGTTCGGTGATGGCGCACAGCAGAGCGGCGGCTTCTTCGGCAAGCTGCTGGGGGCGGGCAAGCGCCTGATTACGGGCGAGAGCCTGTTCACCACCGTCTACACCAACCAGGGTACGGGCAAGCGCCGCGTCGCCTTTGCCGCGCCTTATCCGGGCAAGATCCTGCCGATGGACCTCCGCCAGTTGGGCGGCACCTTGATCTGCCAGAAGGATGCCTTTCTGTGCGCTGCGCGCGGCGTGTCCCTCGGGATTGCCGTGCAGCAGCGCCTGGGCACCGGTTTCTTCGGCGGCGAGGGCTTCATCATGCAGAAGCTCGAGGGCGACGGCATGGCCTTCGTGCACGCGGGCGGTACCGTGGTGCGCCGTGAACTGAAGGCGGGTGAGTCGCTGATGGTCGACACGGGGTGCGTCGTGGCCTACACGCCGGGCGTGGACTTCGACATCCAGTACGTGGGCAAGATCAAGACGGCACTGTTTGGCGGAGAAGGGCTGTTCCTGGCCCGCATGACGGGACCCGGCCATGTCTGGCTGCAGAGCCTGCCGCTGTCGCGTCTGGCCTCGCGCATCTTTGCCGCAGCGCCTCAGCGAGGCGGTGCGCGCGAGGAAGGCTCGATGCTGGGCGGCTTCGGCGCCGGCGGCCTGCTGGGCTCGGTGCTGGGCGGCGACGACGAATGA
- the glnA gene encoding type I glutamate--ammonia ligase — MANKTVADVMKLVKDNEVKFVDFRFTDTRGKEQHTTVPVSHFDEDKFTSGHAFDGSSIAGWKGIEASDMLLMPDPNTANIDPFFEEPTLILTCDVIDPHDGKPYERDPRSLAKRAEAYLKASGLGDTAYFGPEPEFFVFDSVRWANEMSGSFFKIESEEGAWNTGTKYEHGNTGYRPTVKGGYFPVPPVDSGQDMRSEMCLILESLGIPVEVHHHEVANAGQMEIGTRFSTLTERADWLQLQKYVIVNVAHAYGKTATFMPKPIVGDNGSGMHVHQSIWKDGKNLFAGDGYAGLSEFALYYIGGIIKHARALNAITNPGTNSYKRLVPGFEAPVKLAYSAKNRSASIRIPYVSNPKGRRIEARFPDPSANPYLAFAALMMAGLDGVENKIHPGEAATKDLYHLPPEEDALVPTVCHSLDQALEYLDKDRAFLTKGGVFTDAYIDAYIDLKMQEVTRFRMATHPVEYDMYYAL; from the coding sequence ATGGCCAACAAGACCGTCGCCGACGTGATGAAGCTGGTGAAGGACAACGAAGTCAAGTTCGTTGACTTCCGCTTCACTGACACCCGTGGCAAGGAACAGCACACGACCGTGCCTGTTTCCCACTTTGACGAAGACAAGTTCACGTCGGGCCATGCCTTTGACGGTTCGTCCATCGCCGGCTGGAAGGGCATCGAAGCTTCGGACATGCTGCTGATGCCGGATCCGAACACGGCCAACATCGACCCGTTCTTCGAAGAGCCGACCCTGATCCTGACCTGCGACGTCATCGACCCGCACGACGGCAAGCCATACGAGCGCGATCCCCGCTCGCTGGCCAAGCGCGCTGAAGCCTACCTGAAGGCCTCGGGCCTGGGCGACACCGCCTACTTTGGTCCGGAACCCGAATTCTTCGTGTTCGACTCGGTCCGTTGGGCCAACGAAATGTCCGGCTCGTTCTTCAAGATCGAATCGGAAGAGGGCGCCTGGAACACCGGCACCAAGTACGAGCACGGCAACACCGGCTACCGTCCCACCGTCAAGGGCGGCTACTTCCCCGTGCCCCCGGTCGACAGCGGCCAGGACATGCGTTCGGAAATGTGCCTGATCCTGGAAAGCCTCGGCATTCCCGTTGAAGTGCACCACCACGAAGTGGCCAACGCCGGCCAGATGGAAATCGGCACGCGCTTCAGCACGCTGACCGAGCGCGCCGACTGGCTGCAGCTGCAGAAGTACGTGATCGTGAACGTGGCCCACGCCTACGGCAAGACCGCCACCTTCATGCCCAAGCCCATCGTTGGCGACAACGGTTCCGGCATGCACGTGCACCAGTCGATCTGGAAGGACGGCAAGAACCTGTTCGCAGGCGACGGCTACGCCGGCCTGAGCGAGTTCGCCCTGTACTACATCGGCGGCATCATCAAGCACGCCCGTGCCCTGAACGCCATCACCAACCCGGGTACGAACTCGTACAAGCGTCTGGTGCCTGGCTTCGAAGCCCCGGTGAAGCTGGCCTACTCGGCCAAGAACCGCTCGGCCTCGATCCGCATCCCGTACGTGTCGAACCCGAAGGGCCGCCGCATCGAAGCGCGCTTCCCGGATCCCTCGGCCAACCCGTACCTGGCTTTCGCCGCGCTGATGATGGCCGGTCTGGACGGCGTCGAGAACAAGATCCATCCGGGCGAAGCCGCCACGAAGGACCTGTACCACCTGCCGCCCGAAGAGGACGCACTGGTGCCGACCGTGTGCCACAGCCTGGACCAGGCCCTCGAGTACCTCGACAAGGACCGCGCATTCCTGACCAAGGGTGGTGTGTTCACCGACGCGTACATCGATGCCTACATCGACCTGAAGATGCAGGAAGTCACGCGTTTCCGCATGGCCACGCACCCGGTCGAGTACGACATGTACTACGCCCTCTGA
- a CDS encoding sterol desaturase family protein: MRPLGEAFGLLQQQLFEGMVQPLAFALGLGNVLEDAYDATGWMLVGVAQLLVMLLVLGPLQRWRPVERGPAGAQARVDVVYTLIHRLGLFRLALFFFVMPGLDGLFGFAAVHGLTGVQLDALMASWWPGVTDTAWAAFVAYLLVFDLLDYWIHRGQHRVERWWALHAVHHSQRRMTMWSDNRNHLLDDLLRDVLIALVARAVGVPPGQFVAVVACTQLIESLSHANVRLQFGWLGERLLVSPRFHRQHHAIGVGHEGEAGPGSLGGCNFAVLFPVWDIVFGTARFDGRFEATGIRDQLPEYGGRDYGKGFWSQQWLGLKRLLSRRSAQV; the protein is encoded by the coding sequence ATTCGCCCGCTTGGCGAAGCCTTCGGCCTGCTCCAGCAGCAGCTGTTCGAAGGCATGGTCCAGCCACTTGCCTTTGCGCTGGGGCTGGGGAATGTGCTGGAAGATGCTTACGACGCCACGGGGTGGATGCTGGTCGGCGTGGCGCAGCTGCTGGTGATGCTGCTCGTGCTGGGGCCGCTGCAACGCTGGCGCCCCGTGGAGCGTGGCCCAGCCGGTGCGCAGGCCCGTGTCGACGTGGTCTACACGCTCATCCACCGTCTGGGGCTGTTCCGCCTCGCGCTCTTCTTTTTCGTGATGCCCGGGCTGGACGGACTGTTCGGCTTTGCCGCGGTCCACGGCCTGACCGGTGTGCAGCTCGATGCACTGATGGCCTCGTGGTGGCCTGGCGTGACGGACACCGCCTGGGCCGCCTTCGTGGCCTACCTCCTGGTGTTCGACCTGCTGGACTACTGGATCCACCGGGGCCAACACCGCGTTGAACGGTGGTGGGCCCTGCATGCTGTGCACCACAGTCAGCGCCGCATGACGATGTGGAGCGACAACCGCAACCACCTGCTCGACGACCTGCTGCGCGATGTCCTGATCGCCCTTGTTGCCCGCGCCGTGGGCGTGCCGCCGGGCCAGTTCGTGGCCGTGGTGGCCTGCACGCAGCTGATCGAAAGCCTGTCGCACGCCAACGTGCGCCTGCAGTTCGGCTGGCTGGGCGAGCGTCTGCTGGTGAGCCCACGCTTCCACCGTCAGCACCATGCCATCGGCGTGGGGCACGAGGGTGAAGCCGGCCCCGGCAGCCTGGGGGGCTGTAACTTCGCGGTCCTCTTCCCGGTGTGGGACATCGTGTTCGGCACAGCGCGCTTCGATGGCCGATTCGAAGCCACCGGCATCCGCGACCAACTGCCCGAGTACGGCGGGCGGGACTACGGCAAGGGCTTCTGGTCGCAACAGTGGCTGGGCCTGAAGCGGCTGCTCTCGCGCCGATCGGCCCAGGTCTGA
- a CDS encoding competence/damage-inducible protein A gives MVGLIIIGDEILSGRRQDKHLVKAIELLNERGMALQWVRYVGDDPDRITADIRHALDCGDVVFSFGGIGATPDDHTRGCAARAVGRALCLHPEARELILARSREVAEQEGRTFDPDAPDTQRRLQMGFFPGGATIIPNPYNRIPGFSLMARIHFLPGFPVMAWPMMAWVLDERHAALHNQTRVCERAVIVYGAMEAALTPLMEQIESRFAPVKVFSLPSVDHPVHGRHIELGVKGPIDVVDEAFASLLDGLNQHGASLGPTSVR, from the coding sequence ATGGTCGGACTCATCATCATCGGCGACGAGATCCTCAGCGGCCGTCGCCAGGACAAGCACCTCGTCAAGGCGATCGAGCTGCTCAACGAGCGCGGGATGGCCTTGCAGTGGGTGCGCTACGTGGGCGATGACCCCGATCGCATCACCGCCGACATCCGCCACGCCCTGGACTGTGGCGACGTCGTGTTCTCGTTCGGCGGCATCGGTGCCACGCCGGACGACCACACGCGAGGCTGCGCAGCCCGGGCAGTGGGGCGGGCGCTGTGCCTGCACCCCGAGGCGCGCGAACTGATCCTGGCCCGCTCACGTGAAGTGGCCGAGCAGGAGGGGCGCACCTTCGATCCGGACGCACCGGACACCCAGCGTCGCCTGCAGATGGGTTTCTTTCCGGGAGGCGCCACGATCATCCCGAATCCGTACAACCGCATCCCGGGCTTCTCGCTGATGGCGCGCATTCACTTCCTGCCCGGCTTTCCTGTCATGGCCTGGCCGATGATGGCCTGGGTGCTGGACGAGCGCCATGCTGCGCTGCACAACCAGACACGCGTCTGCGAACGGGCTGTCATCGTGTATGGCGCCATGGAAGCTGCGCTCACGCCACTGATGGAGCAGATCGAGTCCCGGTTCGCCCCCGTGAAGGTGTTCAGCCTGCCGAGCGTCGACCACCCGGTTCACGGGCGCCACATCGAGCTGGGCGTCAAGGGTCCGATCGATGTCGTCGACGAGGCCTTCGCAAGCCTGCTGGACGGGTTGAACCAACATGGTGCATCATTGGGCCCCACTTCGGTGCGATGA
- a CDS encoding polysaccharide deacetylase family protein: protein MRAGHAVLFSAAALACHAPVAAAGPERAPCSKPVYLTIDTGHMGVAELIADTLDRHGVKATFFLANEATQTVGDRPAGETLDPHWASFWKRLAAQGHDFGSHTWNHLVWRADRPDGAFTMQATAGARRGERQRVDATAYCAELTAPAQRFAAQTGRSMRALFRAPGGKTSPALLRAAAACGWQHVGWSDAGFLGDELPSDRYPNDALLRQALARIRSGDILMMHLGIWSRQDPWAPAVLEPLITGLQARGMCFVTLRAHPVYGRVGDAPK, encoded by the coding sequence ATGCGGGCTGGGCACGCCGTGCTTTTCTCCGCTGCGGCCCTGGCCTGCCACGCCCCGGTGGCTGCCGCCGGCCCCGAGCGGGCCCCCTGCAGCAAACCGGTCTATCTGACCATCGACACCGGGCACATGGGCGTGGCCGAGCTGATTGCCGACACGCTGGACCGCCACGGCGTCAAGGCGACGTTCTTCCTGGCCAACGAGGCCACCCAGACGGTGGGAGACCGGCCGGCCGGCGAGACGCTCGACCCGCACTGGGCGTCGTTCTGGAAGCGGCTGGCGGCACAGGGCCATGATTTTGGCTCGCACACCTGGAACCACCTCGTCTGGCGGGCTGACCGGCCGGATGGCGCCTTCACCATGCAGGCGACGGCGGGCGCACGCCGGGGTGAGCGCCAGCGGGTTGACGCCACTGCCTACTGCGCCGAACTGACCGCGCCAGCGCAGCGCTTTGCCGCCCAGACCGGCCGATCGATGCGCGCCCTGTTCCGGGCTCCCGGTGGCAAGACGTCGCCCGCCTTGCTGCGCGCGGCGGCGGCGTGCGGATGGCAGCACGTGGGCTGGTCCGACGCAGGTTTTCTGGGGGACGAGCTGCCCAGCGACCGTTACCCCAATGACGCCCTGCTGCGCCAGGCCCTGGCCCGCATCCGGTCGGGTGACATCCTGATGATGCACCTCGGCATCTGGTCGCGTCAGGACCCGTGGGCGCCTGCCGTGCTCGAGCCGCTCATCACCGGGCTGCAGGCGCGGGGGATGTGTTTTGTCACGCTGCGGGCGCATCCGGTGTACGGCCGTGTCGGCGACGCCCCGAAGTGA
- a CDS encoding YncE family protein: MASAAPAAGPTPAKPRQPAPIFALNSLDATISVIDPVTFTEVQRIPTGKEPHHLYLSPDEKSLLVANALSNSLTLIDPRTAAVQRVLEGIADPYQIRFSPDMKWFVTAANRLDHVDIYRAVFKPGGGLALTLAKRIPTARTPSHIAIDSRSTVAYVTMQDSDELIAIDLATQAPRWKIAVGKMPADVYIAPGDRLLMIGLTGDSFVEVYDVAGPRPVLRKRIRTGAGAHAFRAWGDGRHVLVSNRVANTISKIDMQTMSVAADYPAPGGPDCMDVLADGRTILVTSRWARKVTFIDTVEKKVVRQVPVGRSPHGVWTLDHAPRQ; encoded by the coding sequence ATGGCGAGCGCGGCGCCTGCGGCGGGCCCCACACCGGCCAAGCCGCGGCAGCCTGCCCCGATCTTTGCCCTGAATTCGCTCGATGCCACCATCAGCGTCATCGACCCCGTGACGTTCACCGAGGTTCAGCGCATCCCGACGGGCAAGGAGCCGCATCACCTCTATCTGTCGCCCGACGAGAAGTCGTTGCTGGTGGCGAACGCGCTGTCGAACTCGCTCACGCTGATCGACCCGCGGACGGCCGCGGTGCAGCGCGTGCTCGAAGGCATTGCCGATCCTTATCAGATCCGCTTCTCGCCCGACATGAAGTGGTTCGTGACGGCTGCCAACCGGCTCGACCATGTCGACATCTATCGGGCGGTCTTCAAGCCTGGGGGCGGGCTGGCGCTGACGCTGGCCAAACGCATCCCGACGGCCAGGACGCCGAGCCACATCGCCATCGACAGCCGCAGCACCGTGGCCTACGTGACCATGCAGGACAGCGATGAACTGATCGCGATCGACCTGGCGACCCAGGCGCCTCGCTGGAAGATTGCGGTCGGCAAGATGCCGGCGGACGTGTACATCGCGCCAGGTGACCGCCTGCTCATGATCGGACTGACTGGCGACAGCTTTGTCGAGGTCTATGACGTGGCCGGCCCGCGGCCGGTTCTGCGCAAGCGCATCCGCACCGGCGCGGGGGCGCACGCCTTCCGTGCCTGGGGCGATGGCCGCCATGTGCTGGTCAGCAACCGGGTGGCCAACACCATCAGCAAGATCGACATGCAGACCATGAGTGTGGCGGCCGACTACCCCGCACCGGGCGGGCCTGACTGCATGGACGTGCTGGCTGATGGCCGCACCATCCTGGTCACCTCACGCTGGGCGCGCAAGGTGACCTTCATCGACACGGTCGAGAAGAAGGTCGTGCGGCAGGTGCCCGTGGGTCGCTCGCCGCACGGGGTATGGACCCTGGACCATGCGCCGCGCCAGTGA
- the ntrC gene encoding nitrogen regulation protein NR(I): MKPIWIVDDDQSIRFVLEKALAREDMPVRSFTNPRDVLLALDDDEPQVLVSDIRMPGGSGIDLLSKVKARLPGLPVIIMTAYSDLDSAVSAFQGGAFEYLPKPFDLTKAVELIRRAVDESVREEVVDERVAQMPEMLGQAPAMQDVFRAIGRLSQSNVTVLITGESGAGKELVARALHKHSPRANGPFVAINTAAIPKDLLESELFGHERGAFTGAQTMRRGRFEQADGGTLFLDEIGDMPFDLQTRLLRVLSDGQFYRVGGHHPLKSNVRVIAATHQNLEDRVRHGVFREDLFHRLNVIRLRLPALRERREDIPTLARFFLQKSAKDLGVEAKRISEQALARLATFDFPGNVRQLENICHWLTVMAPAQVIETKDLPPELLDGQIPAMNGAGAMAVAAAPVASHSEGWSQGAVTPSPGGSLGSPVEGAWAAEARVPEASGGSMVPVDLPAGHFAPSVLGGSSNGAGVSGGVSMPYGEASAAPASAVPAPPAGWLKDLEREARARLESGQPEVWDSLTRQFEASLIHTALELTRGRRIEAAQKLGIGRNTITRKIQELGIDD; the protein is encoded by the coding sequence ATGAAACCCATCTGGATCGTTGACGACGACCAATCCATCCGCTTCGTGCTCGAGAAGGCACTGGCCCGCGAGGACATGCCGGTTCGCAGCTTCACCAACCCGCGCGATGTGCTGCTGGCGCTGGATGACGACGAGCCGCAGGTGCTGGTGTCGGACATCCGCATGCCGGGTGGCTCTGGCATCGACCTGCTGAGCAAGGTCAAGGCGCGGCTGCCCGGACTGCCCGTCATCATCATGACGGCGTACTCCGATCTGGACAGTGCCGTGTCGGCCTTTCAGGGCGGTGCCTTCGAATACCTCCCCAAGCCGTTCGACCTGACCAAGGCGGTGGAGCTGATCCGGCGCGCGGTCGACGAGAGCGTGCGCGAAGAGGTGGTCGACGAGCGCGTGGCGCAGATGCCCGAGATGCTCGGCCAGGCGCCGGCCATGCAGGATGTCTTCCGGGCGATCGGGCGGCTGAGCCAGAGCAACGTCACGGTGCTGATCACCGGTGAGTCGGGTGCGGGCAAGGAGCTCGTGGCGCGGGCACTGCACAAGCACAGTCCGCGCGCCAACGGGCCGTTCGTGGCGATCAACACCGCGGCCATCCCGAAGGACTTGCTCGAATCCGAGCTGTTCGGTCACGAGCGCGGGGCCTTCACCGGCGCGCAGACCATGCGGCGCGGGCGCTTCGAGCAGGCCGACGGCGGCACCTTGTTTCTCGATGAAATCGGCGACATGCCGTTCGATCTGCAGACCCGCCTGCTGCGGGTGTTGAGCGACGGTCAGTTCTATCGCGTGGGCGGGCACCACCCGCTCAAGAGCAATGTGCGCGTGATTGCGGCCACCCACCAGAACCTGGAAGACCGGGTGCGGCACGGCGTGTTCCGGGAAGACTTGTTCCACCGCCTGAATGTGATCCGGCTGCGCCTGCCGGCGCTGCGTGAACGCCGCGAGGACATCCCGACGCTGGCGCGCTTTTTCCTGCAGAAAAGTGCGAAGGACCTGGGCGTCGAGGCCAAGCGGATCTCCGAGCAGGCCCTTGCGCGACTGGCCACCTTCGACTTCCCGGGCAACGTGCGGCAGCTGGAGAACATCTGTCACTGGCTGACGGTGATGGCGCCCGCGCAGGTGATCGAGACGAAAGACCTGCCGCCGGAGCTGCTGGATGGTCAGATTCCGGCAATGAATGGGGCTGGCGCCATGGCGGTTGCGGCTGCGCCGGTGGCGTCCCACTCGGAGGGCTGGAGCCAGGGCGCAGTCACCCCGTCGCCGGGTGGTTCGCTCGGGTCGCCGGTGGAGGGGGCTTGGGCGGCGGAGGCGCGTGTGCCGGAAGCCAGCGGCGGCAGCATGGTGCCGGTCGATCTGCCCGCGGGCCACTTTGCGCCGTCCGTGCTGGGCGGCTCTTCGAACGGGGCGGGCGTGTCCGGGGGCGTCTCGATGCCTTACGGCGAGGCCTCGGCTGCGCCGGCCAGCGCGGTGCCAGCCCCGCCAGCCGGCTGGCTCAAGGATCTCGAGCGCGAGGCCCGTGCGCGCCTGGAGTCCGGCCAGCCCGAGGTGTGGGACAGCCTGACCCGCCAGTTCGAGGCGAGCCTGATCCATACCGCCCTGGAGCTGACGCGGGGGCGCCGCATCGAGGCAGCCCAGAAGCTTGGCATCGGCCGCAACACGATCACGCGCAAGATCCAGGAACTCGGGATCGACGATTGA
- the glnL gene encoding nitrogen regulation protein NR(II), translated as MVAVVEPDGQCLFANAAFEEILGLSRRSVMRESIFDWFIDPAVLQDIVGAVASNEYATSRLQAELKRHPNVFGEPLPVQCIVTRLEHGDLVLIELVEIEQQTRQEREERALDQAQANKELIRNLAHEIKNPLGGIRGAAQLLQMELESKSLTEYTQVIIHEADRLQALVDRLLAPHRRPHLVGDVNIHEVCERVRSLILAEFPKGLKVWRDYDTSIPDFRGDREQLIQAVLNIAHNAAQALAERIQAGDAKLTLRTRVARRVTINRQLHRLALVLHIEDNGPGIPDAIRDRIFYPLVSGREGGSGLGLTLAQTFVQQHQGTIECESEPGRTVFRILIPLP; from the coding sequence ATGGTGGCCGTCGTCGAGCCAGACGGTCAGTGTCTGTTTGCGAACGCTGCGTTCGAGGAGATCCTGGGGCTGTCGCGGCGCAGTGTGATGCGCGAGTCCATCTTCGACTGGTTCATCGACCCGGCCGTGCTGCAGGACATTGTCGGCGCCGTGGCCAGCAACGAGTACGCGACAAGCCGTCTGCAGGCCGAGCTCAAGCGCCACCCGAACGTGTTCGGCGAACCCCTGCCGGTGCAGTGCATCGTCACCCGGCTCGAGCACGGTGACCTGGTGCTGATCGAACTCGTTGAGATCGAGCAGCAGACGCGCCAGGAGCGCGAGGAGCGTGCGCTCGATCAGGCCCAGGCGAACAAGGAATTGATCCGCAACCTGGCGCATGAGATCAAGAACCCGCTGGGCGGCATCCGGGGTGCGGCGCAGTTGCTGCAGATGGAGCTCGAGAGCAAGTCGCTCACCGAGTACACCCAGGTCATCATCCACGAGGCCGATCGTCTTCAGGCGCTGGTGGACCGGCTGCTGGCACCGCATCGCCGCCCGCATCTCGTGGGCGACGTCAACATTCACGAGGTCTGCGAACGCGTGCGGTCGCTGATCCTGGCCGAGTTCCCGAAGGGGCTCAAGGTCTGGCGCGACTACGACACCTCGATTCCCGATTTCCGCGGCGACCGCGAGCAGTTGATCCAGGCCGTGCTCAACATCGCGCACAACGCTGCACAGGCGCTGGCCGAGCGCATCCAGGCCGGTGACGCCAAGCTGACCCTGCGCACGCGGGTGGCCCGCCGCGTCACGATCAACCGGCAGCTACACCGGCTGGCACTGGTCTTGCATATCGAGGACAACGGCCCCGGCATCCCCGATGCCATCCGTGACCGCATCTTCTACCCGCTGGTTTCTGGGCGTGAGGGCGGTTCCGGACTGGGCCTGACATTGGCTCAAACCTTCGTTCAACAGCATCAGGGCACCATCGAATGCGAGAGCGAGCCGGGGCGCACGGTTTTCAGGATTCTGATTCCGCTGCCATGA
- a CDS encoding GGDEF domain-containing protein, protein MDSSLFELHLPTLTVVVCLVLITAAALMTLVGLTQRVYRGFWWWTTAQWLTTLSPVCLLLRDLSPWMLPLSALLSLQWPLMMLAGLRRFHARTRFPMPGWADPVLPLLGTAAYAAVWARDASDMAARVAVFSLFNVAGYLYAMWHVQAIPGWRLSPYLKAVRLFLIGGAVLQAPRLVTAMQNWGIPLSDPQHIQQPAVLLGLVVAVMVSVYMCLLLTYERTEQELRESHRQLRELADIDMLTQVPTRRHFNEIAGAALRLSRPESAVVLRIDIDHLRQLNDLHGHAAGDEALKLVATHARALLGERDVIGRIGGDQFVALLPDMALQDALHLARRLVRTVAQAREARGLPGLSLSFGMVSVREGETLAAALTRAEQALKASQHDEGRQSRPCRDSMSL, encoded by the coding sequence ATGGATTCGTCCCTGTTCGAGCTGCATCTGCCCACGCTGACTGTGGTGGTCTGCCTCGTGCTCATCACGGCCGCCGCGCTGATGACCCTGGTCGGGCTGACGCAACGCGTCTACCGCGGCTTCTGGTGGTGGACCACCGCCCAGTGGCTGACCACGCTGAGCCCCGTCTGCCTGCTACTGCGCGATCTCAGCCCATGGATGCTGCCGCTGTCGGCGCTGCTGTCACTGCAATGGCCGTTGATGATGCTGGCCGGACTGCGGCGCTTTCATGCCCGCACCCGCTTTCCGATGCCGGGCTGGGCCGACCCGGTCCTGCCGCTGCTCGGCACCGCCGCCTATGCCGCCGTGTGGGCGCGTGACGCCAGCGACATGGCTGCCCGCGTGGCGGTCTTCAGCCTGTTCAACGTCGCGGGCTATCTGTACGCCATGTGGCACGTGCAGGCCATCCCGGGGTGGCGACTCAGCCCCTATCTGAAGGCGGTGCGCCTGTTCCTCATCGGCGGGGCCGTGCTCCAGGCGCCGCGCCTCGTCACCGCCATGCAGAACTGGGGCATTCCCCTGAGCGATCCGCAGCACATCCAGCAACCGGCCGTGCTGCTGGGTCTGGTCGTCGCCGTCATGGTGTCGGTGTACATGTGCCTGCTGCTGACCTACGAGCGCACCGAGCAGGAGCTGCGGGAGTCCCACCGGCAGCTGCGCGAACTGGCCGACATCGACATGCTCACCCAGGTGCCCACCCGACGGCATTTCAATGAGATCGCCGGGGCAGCACTGCGCCTGTCGCGCCCCGAAAGCGCCGTCGTCCTGCGCATCGACATCGACCATCTGCGCCAGCTCAATGACCTGCACGGCCATGCGGCGGGCGACGAAGCACTGAAGCTGGTGGCCACGCATGCCCGCGCCCTGCTCGGCGAACGCGATGTCATCGGGCGCATCGGAGGCGACCAGTTCGTGGCCCTGCTGCCGGACATGGCGCTGCAGGATGCACTGCACCTGGCGCGGCGCCTGGTGCGCACCGTGGCCCAGGCCCGTGAAGCCCGCGGCCTGCCCGGCCTGAGCCTCAGCTTCGGCATGGTGAGTGTGCGCGAAGGTGAAACGCTCGCGGCGGCCCTCACCCGGGCCGAACAGGCGCTGAAAGCAAGCCAGCACGACGAGGGGCGACAATCCCGCCCATGCAGAGATTCGATGTCGTTGTGA